In a genomic window of Tursiops truncatus isolate mTurTru1 chromosome 7, mTurTru1.mat.Y, whole genome shotgun sequence:
- the COX8C gene encoding cytochrome c oxidase subunit 8C, mitochondrial, whose amino-acid sequence MPRLPVLCLLPSCHVTLLVLQPGQRLAHSEPPRQHPVSTAEVAIALVVFFTTFLTPSGYVLSNMNQF is encoded by the coding sequence ATGCCACGCCTGCCGGTTCTCTGCCTACTTCCCAGCTGCCACGTGACCCTGCTGGTCCTGCAGCCTGGTCAGCGCCTGGCCCACTCGGAGCCTCCCCGCCAGCACCCCGTGTCGACCGCAGAGGTGGCTATTGCCCTCGTGGTGTTTTTTACCACCTTCTTAACCCCTAGTGGTTATGTGCTAAGCAATATGAACCAGTTCTGA